The region AGCGGCAAGCCACTGGAAAACTCATGCCAGGTCACATCGATATTGTTTTCTGCGAGGGTCTTTTCCAGGGTGCCTTGGGTTTTCAGCAGGGTGATCAGAGTCGATGATTTCTGATAGCCGATCCGCACCGTTTCCCGGGCCTGGGCCGGTAGTACGAAGGACAAGGCGAGCGCAACAACCAGACTGGTAAGGACAGCGTTTTTGAGGGGCTTTGACATGGCGAACTCGACAGTTAGCAAAGGAGAAGGTGGCTATCTGTCATGAGCATAGGGTTCTAAGAATTATTCTTTAAATAATTTTTAGGTCTTAGCTTAAGGGTTTCGTATATTCAATTCAGGAATAAACAAATCGTTATTTATTCCTTTTGTCGTCCGCTGAACAGGTGCATTTTGAAGGCCTGCACCTCAGTGCGGTTTTGCCCCACATCAGACAGGAAGCCTCAACATGACTATCAAAGCGATCAACGTTCGTAACCAGTTCAAAGGCGTCATCAAGGAAATCCTGGAAGGCGAAGTGGTCTCGGAAATCGATGTGCAAACCGCCTCCGGAATCGTCACCTCGGTAATCACCACCCGCTCAGTGCGCGATCTGGAATTGAAGATTGGCAGCGAAGTGATTGCCTTCGTTAAATCCACGGAAGTGTCGATTGCCAAGCTCTGATTTGCTGTTGTGGCGAGGGAGCTTGCTCCCGCTTGAGTGCGCAGCACTCACAAAATCTTGGGGCCGCTGCGCAGCCCAGCGGGAGTAAACTCCCTCGCCACAGGCAAGTCCCCCTCACCACAAGGTTTCTTGTTTGACTCGAGATTTTCAGCGAGAAATCAACCCACGCTCAATCGCGTAGTTGAGCAACGCCGCCGGTTTGTCGATGTTCAGTTTGCGGCGGATGCTCAGGCGATGGGTTTCCACCGTGCGCACACTGATATCCAGTTCGCGGGCCATTTCCTTGTTGTTCAGCCCCAAGACCATTTTGCACAGCACCTGACTTTCTCGCGGAGTCAGTTCGTTATCCGTGGGCCGGTCAGCCGCCAGTTTCTGGGCGATTTCGGCGCTATAGAAGGTGCCCCCACTGGCAATCGCCTCGATAGCCGCAATGATTTCCCGTGAAGGGGAATTCTTCAGCACATAGCCGCTGGCACCCGAACGCACCGATTCGCTCACGTACTCATTGTTGTCGTACATGCTCAGTATCAGGATCTTGATCGACGGGTGTTCCTGGCGCAGTAGGCGGGTCAGCTCAAGACCGTTCATGTCCTTGAGGCCAATGTCCACCAACAGCAAGTCGGGCTGGGTCTGGCGGACCATTTCAACCGCGCTCGCACCACTGTCGGCTTCACCGACGATTTCCAGAAAGTCCACCACCGTCAGCAAGGCGCGAATGCCGTCGCGTACCAGTGAATGATCGTCGACCAGGGCGACGCGGATCGGGAAGGGCAGGCTCATCAGGTTATTTCTCTTATTGTTGTGTGACGGTGATCGGCTTCAGGTGGCCGTCACACTCATGGGCAGCAGAACGTTCAGCTCGCTTCGGCCCGGCGTTGAATGAAGGTCGAACCGGCCACCAAAATGCTCGACCCGTTCACGGATATTGCGCAGGCCGATGCCGGCGTTCAGGCGTTCGACTCGATTGACGTTAAAACCGATGCCGTCATCCACGACGATCAAGCGCAATGCCTGCGCCGATCCTTGCAGCGTGATCGACACCGTGCTGGCCTGGGCATGCCGTTCAATATTGGTCAGGCCTTCCTGGGCGATGCGGAACAGGGCCACGGCCGCGCCGTCTACCAGATCACAATCCACCAAGTCGCTTTCATAATTCACCTGCAAACCACTGCGCTGCTGGAACTCAGCGGCCAACTGCCCCATGGCGGCGGGCAGGCCCAGGGTGTCGAGCAGCGATGAGCGCAAGTCATGGGAGATGCTCCGAACCTCGCCAATGGCACTACCGAGGCGCTCGGTGGCTTCACGCAAAATATTCAGGCCATTGTCCCGACCGGCCTCGATCAGGTGGCTGGCCAACTCGAACTGAAACTTGATGGAAACCAGCAACTGACTGATGCCGTCATGCAGTTCGCGGGAGACCCGCGAGCGTTCTTCTTCCTGCAAGCTGACGATGCGCTGGTTGAGTCGCTGGAGCTTTTTGTCGGCCAGGCGATGTTCGCTGACGTTCAATGTCATGCCGCTGATAAACACCAGCAGCACGGCAATCAGCGCGACGGCGGCGATTGCCAGCATGGTGCCGTGGATACCTTGGGCGACTTCATCGCGGGCTTGCTGTGTGGCTTGCTCGATGTCTTCGAGGTAGATACCAGTGCCGAGCATCCAGCCCCAACGGTCCAGCATCACCACGTAGGCGAGCTTGTCGGTGACCGCGCCGGTCGAGGGTTTTTCCAGGCGTAACGTTGGAAACCGGCGCCGGATTCTGCGCTTTTCAGCAAGGCTTGAATCACCGGCAAACCGTGCGGGTCGGTCATGTTCCAAAGGTATTTGCCGACCAGCTCGGACTGCCGCGCGTGCATCAGGCTGCGACCCTGGCGGTCATAAACGAAGAAGTAACCGTCGATGCCGAAGCTGAGTTTGCGCAGTTCTTCGAGCACGCGCTGCTGTGCCGCTTCGTCACCCTTGCCATCGGCGATACAGCGGCTCGATCAGGCTCTTGGCCATTTCTACGTAGTTTTTCAACTCCGCGCGTTTACTGGCGAGGATGCTGTCTTCGATCAACTGCGCCTGCTGTTCGCCGAGCTGTCGATTCTGGACGATGACCAGCGCGCAAATAACCGCAATCGCCAGGATCAGCGGCAGGATACCGAGGGCAACAATTTTGTGTTTGAGCTGCATATCTACTCCTGTCCAGACCGGGCGACGGTGCGGCAGGGCCGTTGGCGGGTGTCGTGGTGGGGGCATGATAGTCCAAAAAGACCTTCACTTCGCCAGCGTAAAGAGCCGTCGGACTAATGGATAAAACCGATCTGCGTAGTACTACGTAGAAGGGCCTTACGTAGTACTGCGGATTTCACTGATGGCGACATGCGCGGATATTAGGCAGGCTCGCATAACGGGCACCATTATAAAAATTATCGCCGCGGCCTATCGGACTGCCGGCAGGAGACACGCAATGACCCGTCTGGTTAAACACCTCGCCTGGTTTGTCGTGGCTGTCATTGGAGCGTTTGCGCTGAGTGTCGTGGCCTTGCGCCGCGGCGAAGCGATCAACGCCCTTTGGATTGTCGTCGCCGCCATCGCCATCTACCTTGTTGCCTACCGCTATTACAGCCTGTTCATCGCCAATAGGGTGATGGAACTCGATCCCAATCGAGCGACCCCCGCCGTACTTAACAACGATGGTCTGGACTACGTCCCGACCAACAAACACATCCTTTTCGGTCACCACTTTGCAGCCATCGCTGGTGCCGGGCCTTTGGTCGGTCCGGTGTTGGCAGCGCAGATGGGCTACCTGCCCGGCACGACTGTGGCTGATTGCCGGTGTGGTGTTCGCCGGCGCGGTTCAGGACTTCATGGTCCTGTTCATGTCCACCCGCCGCAACGGTCGCTCGCTGGGCGACATGGTCCGTGAAGAAATGGGCCGCATCCCTGGCACCATCGCGCTGTTCGGCTGCTTCCTGATCATGATCATCATCCTTGCGGTGCTGGCGCTGATCGTGGTCAAGGCCCTGGCCGATAGCCCGTGGGGCATGTTCACCGTGATGGCGACCATCCCGATCGCGATGTTCATGGGCATTTACATGCGCTACATCCGTCCGGGCCGCATTGGTGAAATCTCGGTGATCGGCGTGGCGTTGCTGCTCGGTTCGATCTTCGTGGGCGGGCAGATTGCTGCTGATCCGGTGTGGGCCAAAGTGTTTAGCTTCACCGGGATTCAGATTACCTGGATGCTGATCGGTTATGGCTTTGTCGCGGCGGTGCTGCCGGTGTGGCTGATCCTGGCGCCACGCGACTACCTGTCGACCTTCCTGAAAATCGGCACCATCCTGGCGTTGGCGGTTGGGATTCTGATCACCATGCCCGAGCTGAAAATGCCGGCGCTGACCCAATTTATCGACGGCACCGGTCCAGTATGGAAGGGCGGGTTGTTCCCGTTCCTCTTCGTCACGATCGCCTGCGGCGCCCTTTCCGGCTTCCACGCCCTGATCGCCTCCGGCACGACCCCGAAGCTGCATCGAGAAGGAACGCCAGACCCGCTTCATCGGTTATGGCGGCATGCTCATGGAGAGCTTCGTCGCGATCATGGCGATGGTTGCCGCTTCGGTGATCGAGCCGGGCGTGTACTTCGCCATGAATAGCCCGGCCGCCGTGGTCGGTAGTGACGTGGTGACTGTGGCGCAAACCGTCAGCAGTTGGGGCTTTGCGATTACCCCGGAAGCCCTGCAATTGGTGGCCAAGGACATTGGTGAAACCACCGTACTGGCTCGCGCCGGCGGTGCACCAACGCTGGCAGTCGGCATTGCGCAGATCCTGCACAGTGTGTTGCCGGGTGAAAACACCATGGCGTTCTGGTACCACTTCGCGATCATGTTCGAGGCGCTGTTCATCCTCACCGCCGTCGACGCGGGCACGCGGGCCGGACGCTTCATGCTTCAGGATTTGCTCGGCTCCTTCGTTCCGGCGCTCAAACGAACGGAATCCTGGACCGCCAACCTGATCGCGACTGCCGGTTGCGTGGCGATGTGGGGTTACTTGCTTTATCAAGGCGTGATCGATCCGCTCGGTGGCATCAACACCTTGTGGCCGTTGTTCGGTATCTCTAACCAGATGCTCGCCGGCATCGCGCTGATGCTCGCTACCGTCGTGCTGATCAAAATGAAACGCCAACGCTACATCTGGGTGACTTTGTTGCCGGCCGCGTGGTTGCTGATTTGCACCACCACCGCCGGTTTCATTAAGTTGTTCGACGCCAACCCGGCGATTGGCTTCCTGGCCCTGGCCAAGAAATACAGCGATGCCCTGGCCAACGGTCAGATCCTCGCGCCGGCCAAGGACATCAATCAGATGCAACACGTGATCTGGAACGCCTACACCAACGCAACGCTGACAGCGCTGTTCCTGTTCGTGGTGTTCAGCATCCTGTTCTATGCGCTCAAGGTCGGGATTTCGGCATGGGGCAGCAAAGAACGTACGGATAAAGAATCACCGTTCCAGGCTGTGCCGGATGCGTGATCAAGGATTGCAACGATGTTCAATGACCTGAGTCGCCTCGGTAAATACCTCGGTCAGGCCGCGCGCCTGATGGTCGGCATGCCCGACTACGACAACTACGTCGAGCATATGCAAACCAAACACCCGGACAAACCGGTGATGAGCTACGAGATGTTCTTTCGGGAACGTCAGGAAGCGCGTTACGGCAGTAAGGCTGGGCCGAAGTGTTGTTGATCTATTGGCACTGAAGTAACGCAGTACCCTGTGGGAGCGGGTTGAACCGGATATTTGTGAGCGACCCCCAAACTACTGTGGGAGCGAGCTTGCTCGCGAAAGCGGTGTGTCATTCAACATTAATGTCGACTGACACGGCCTCTTCGCGAGCAAGCTAGCTCCCACATTTGTTTTGTTTTGTGCTGTTAGTGCCCTTGATTGCTTTTGATCAACTCGTAAGCCCGGCGCACCAACGGGTTCACCGTATTCGGCCGAATCCACAAGTGATATGTCACGTCCGGCAACCGCGGCAACCCATCGTTTTCCCCCAATACCCGCATGTCCGGCCCGAGCATTTCCATGCTTCTCGGGGTCACGCCCAACCCTGCACGGGTCGCAGCCTTGATGCCAATCAGGTTCGACGCCAGGTACGCCTGGCGCCAGGGAATGTTCGCGCGTTCCAGCGCTTCCAATGCATAGCGCCGATAGATGCTCGGTTCATCCACCAGGATCAGCGGCAACGGTTCACTGGGGTTGTGAATGTACTGCGCCGAGCAAATCCACCACACCGGCGAGGTGCGCAGGGCGAAGCCTTCGAGAGTCGGATCCGCGCGAGTGGAAATCACCATGTCGACCTTGCCCCGGTGCAGGTCTTCCATCAGGAAGGGACTGCGCCCGACATCGATCTCCAGGCGCAAGCGCGGTGCCGAGCGGGCGATGTGGCTGAGCATCGGCGGCAGGATGGTGTCGGCGATGTCATGGGGCGAGCCGATACGCAGCACGCCGCTCAAGCTGCTTTCGCGCAAGGAGTTCAGCGCGTCGTCATTGAGCGAAAGCATTTGCCGGGCATGACGTAGCAACTGCTGACCCGCTTCCGTGAGTTGTTTTTGCCGGCCGCGCTTTTCGAACAGGCTCACGCCCACCTGTTGTTCCAGCCGCTGCATGTGCTGGGTGACTGACGATTGCGTGCGGTCCAGCTGCGCGCCGGCTTCGGCAAAACTGTGGTGATCGACCACCGCGATGAAGGTACGCAGTAATTCGAGATCGAGGGTAGGCAGGGTCGACATGGAGGCTGCTTTTATATCAAGGGCACGAACATAAACATTACATATTTTTATGTGTTCGGAGAAATGGATTTTCTTGAGTCGTGTTTAGCGCCAGCAAACACGGCGATATAAGCGTTTTGCTAAAAAGTAAAACCTTCCGAGTTATAACGATATTAGATATTTGCATTTCCGTTGCCTGAGCGCTGTACCTAGGATGCCACTCATCAGGTCGGGGTACGCCGATCATCCATGAGGGGAAATCCATGTTGCTCGAGCGCTCACCCGTTAAACGATTGTTGCCTGTGGTGCTGGGCGCGTTGATTTCCTTGTCGGGCATCAGCGCCGCGCAGGCCGATGCCACGCTGGACAAGATCCAGCAACGCCACGTGTTAGTGGTCGGCGTGCTGCTGTCCGGCGGGCCCTTTGGTGCGATAGATCCCTCCAGCCAAAAGCCTCGCGGCTTGAATGTCGACCTCGCTGAGGAGCTGGGACGGCAGCTTGGCGCCGAAGTGCAACTGGTGCCGGTCCTGCCGGCCAACCGCGTGCAGTTTCTGCAGCAGGGCAAAGTCGATTTGCTGATCGCCAACATGGAATGGACCACTGAACGCGGTGAGATCCTCGGCTTTGTGCCGACCCCGTTCTACCGCGTCGGCGGCACCGCCGCCGTGCTCAAGGACAGCAAAATCACCCGTTGGGAAGACCTGAAGAACCAACCGGTCTGCACCTCCCAAGGCAGTAGCTACGTCAAGCCGCTGACCGATTTGGGCGCCGAGATCAAAGCGTTCAAGAGCTCGTCCGAATCCTTGCTAGCCCTGCGCGGCAACAACTGCGTTGCGGCTGTGCACGACGCCACGCTGATCAACCCGTTGCTTGCCGACACCGCCGAATGGCAGGGCTATCGCGCCCTCGAACCGGAACTCAACCCGGCGCCGTCGGTGATCTGGACCCGCCGTGGCGAAAGCGACACCCAGGCCAGACTCGACCCGATCATCAAGGAGCTGCACCGCAGCGGCTGGTTGATCGAGGCCCAAACCCGTAACCACATCACCCCGGCATCCCCGGCGCTGGTCGAGTTGCAGAAACAGTTCCAGGCCAACGGCGCCTGAGGCCGGTTCATCGTTTTTAACCGACCAACGCTCAAGGTAGCTGTGCATGAAGCCTCTTTTTTCGCTAAAACCCTGACCACCCTATGCCTCGCCGGGTGTGCCGCACTGGCCGCCAGCCTGGCCCAGGCCGACGCCACACTGGACAAAATCGAGCAGCGCCACGCCATCAGCGTCGGGGTGATTCTCAGCGGTCCGCCGTTCGGCACCATAGACCCGAAGACCGGCGAACACCTGGGCTATAACGTTGAACTGGCCAAGGGCATAGGCAAGGCGCTGGGCGTCGAAACCAAGACCGTTTCGGTGCTCGCGCCGAACCGTGTGCAGTTCCTGCAACAGGGCAAGGTCGACATCCTGATCGCCAACATGCAGTTCACCGAAGAGCGTGCCGAGATTCTCGACTACGTGCCCACGCCTTATGAAGAAGTCGGCGGCGCTGCGTTGATTCGCAAGGGCTCGGGCATCACCCAGTGGGCTGATCTGAAGGGTAAGCCCGTGTGCGTGTCCCAAGGCAGCAACTTCATCAAGCCGTTGCAGGAAACCTACGGCGCCGAGATCAAGGCGTTCCGCAGTCAGTCGGAATCGCTGTTGTCGCTGCGGGGCAATGGCTGCGTGGCGGCGGTGCACGTCAGCCCGACCATGCAGGCGTTGTTGAGTGATGCCGAATGGGCCGGTTACGAGATCCCGTTGCCGGGGGATTTGATCCCGTCGAACTCGGTGATCTGGATTCGCAAAGGCGAGCACGATACCCAGGCCAAACTGGATGCCATCGTCCGTGACTGGCACCGCAGCGGCTGGCTGATCGCGTTGGGCGAACGCACCGGCATGGCGCCGTCCCAGGCTCTGCGCGACCTGCATGAACAGTACCGCAACGCCGAACCGCTGGCGGTTCAGCCATGAGCCAAGGGTTGTTCGAGATCTTGCAGCAACTGCTCGGCGCCAGTCATGTGCAAAGCAATGAAGACGCTGCGCCGTACCTGACCGACAAGCAGGGTCGCTACGTGGGGCAAGTAATTGCCGCCGTGCACCCGGCCAACACCGAGGAAGTCGCGGCGGTGGTCCGCGCTTGCGTGGCCAATGACACGCCGGTGGTGGTGCAGGGCGGCAACACCGGTTTGATGGGCGGCGCGACTCCGGACGGCAGCGGCCGCGCCGTGCTGTTGTTGCTCGATCGGCTGAACCGCGTGCGCAACCTGGACACCGACAACGACACCCTGACCGTCGAGGCCGGCTGTATTTTGCAAACCGTGCAGGACGTGGCGCGTGACGCCGGTCGCCTGTTCCCTCTCAGCCTCGGCGCCGAAGGCAGTTGCACCCTCGGCGGCAATCTGGGGACCAATGCTGGTGGCACGGCGGTGCTGCGTTATGGCAATACCCGCGAGCTGACTCTGGGGCTGGAAGTCGTCACCGCCCAAGGCGAAATCTGGAATGGCCTGCGCGGTTTGCGCAAGGACAACACCGGTTACGACCTGCGCGACCTGTTTATCGGCAGCGAAGGCACCCTCGGCATTATCACTGCCGCGACCCTGAAGCTCTTCCCGTTGCCCAAGGCCCAGGCCACGGCGCTGCTGGCCTTCGACTCTTTAGCACAGGCCGTGAAATTTCTGTCCCACGCCCGCGCCGGTTTCGGCGCCAGCCTGACCGCGTTCGAATTGCTCAGCGCCGATTGCCTGGCGTTGTTGCGTGAGCAGTTTCCACAAGGTCCACAGCCGTTTCTCGGCGCCGTCGAGCCGTGGTTTGCGTTGCTGGAACTCTCCGACAACCACAGTGAAAGCCATGCTCGCGAAGCGTTTGAATCGGTGTTGGGCGAAGCCTTTGAGCAAAGTCTGCTGGCCAATGCGCTGATCGCCGAAAGCCTGGCCCAGAGCGAGGGCCTGTGGTTGCTGCGGGAAAACATGAGCGAGGCGCAGAAGCGTGCCGGTCGCAACATGAAGCACGACATCTCGGTGCCGATTTCCCAGGTCGTGGCGTTTGTCGCTCACACCGACGCGCTGTTGCAAAAAAATTCCCCGGCGTCCGGCATTTCACCTTCGGCCATTTGGGCGACGGCAATCTGCATTACAACGTCGCTCATCCACTCGGGTTCGACGGTCGAGGCGCACATGGCTAATTACGCCGCTCTCAGTCTGTTGGTCCACGACAGCGCCCACGCCCACGGCGGTTCCATCAGCGCCGAGCACGGGATTGGGCAGCGCAAAGTCGGACTGCTGGAGCGCTACAAAAGCCAGGTGGAGCTCGATCTGATGCGGCGGATCAAGCACGCACTGGACCCGAAAAACCTGCTCAATCCGGGCAAGGTTGTGGAGGTGCCAAAACCATGACTCTTCGTCTGTCCAAACGCGTGCAGCGCGTGTCGCTGTCGGCCAATGCGGCGGCCAAATCCCAGGCCACGGCGTTGCGAGACGCCGGTCGCGACATCCTCGACCTGACCACCGGCGAGCCGGATTTCGACACCCCGGAGCACATCAAGCAAGCCGCCTATGCCGCCATCGCGGCCGGCGCCACCAAGTACACGCCGACGCCCGGCGTCAAAGCCTTGCGGGTCGCCGTGCAGCGCAAACTCCGGCGCGAGAATCGACTGGATTACCCATTGGAATCCATCGTGATTGCCAACGGCGCCAAACAGATCATCTTCAACGCTTTCGCCGCGACCCTGGATGACGGCGATGAAGTGCTAGTACCAACGCCGTACTGGCCGACATTTCCGGACAGCGTGCGCTTCAATGGCGGCGAACCGGTATTCATCGAATGCGGGTTGGCCCAGGGCTGCAAGCTGACGCCGCAGCAACTGGAACAACACATTGGCGAGCGCACGCGCTGGCTGATCCTCAACGGCCCCGGCAATCCGAGCGGCGCGGTGTACAGCGCCGGCGAGTTGCAGGCGTTGGCCGAGGTGCTGCGTCGGCATCCGCAGGTGCTGATTCTGCTGGATGAGCTTTACGAACATATCCGCTTTGACGGTCAACCGGCCCAGAGCCTGCTTAACGTCGCCCCGGATCTGCAACCGCGCTGCCTGCTGGTGGGCGGTGTGTCCAAGACCTACGCCATGACCGGTTGGCGCATCGGTTTTGGTGCCGGGCCGCAGGCGTTGACCAGTGCCATGGCGGTCGTGCAGTCGCAATCGACGTCGGGCGCTTCCTCGGTCGGGCAAGCCGCTGCGTTGGCAGCCTTCGACGGTGGGCTGGATTTCTTGTCGGCACAGGTCGCTGCGTATCAGCAACGACGAGATCTGCTGGTAAGCACCTTACGCAAAGTGGATGGCCTCGAGGTGCTTGAACCTCAGGGCGGCTTTTTCGTGTTCGTCCGCTGCGAAGGCCTGTTGGGACGTTATCGCCCGGACGGTGTACGCCTCAACAATGACGCCGATGTCGTCGCGTATTTGCTGGATGAGGGCGTCGCTGGCGTCGCGGGCAGCGCTTATGGCTTGTCCCCGTGGTTTCGCCTGTCCATCGCCACCGCGACCGACAACGTTGCCGAGGCCGGACGCCGCATCGCCTACGCCTGCGGGCAATTGCGGGGCGAAGCATGAGTCATCTGCTGGAGCTTTTCGTCCACTGGACCGCCGGGTTTGGCCTGAACTACGGCTTTCTGCTGGACGCCTATCAACGCGGCACGCTGGAGCAGGGCGCGCTGACCACGGCGTTGCTGTGCCTGTTCACCATCGTCGGCAGTCTGTTGGCCGGTGTCGGGTTAGCGGCAATGTTGACCTCGGGCAAACCCTGGCTGGCGACACCGGCGCGGGTCTTCATCGAAGTGACCCGCAACACCCCGACGCTGGTGCAGCTGTATTGCGCGTTCCTGGTGTTGAACATGCTGCTGACTCAAGCCGTCGGCACGGCCAACCCGCTGACACCGTTCGCCTGGGTGGTGATTGTGATCTCGCTGCACAAGGGCGCGTTCCACGCCGAAGCCCTGCGCGCCGGCATTGAAGCGGTGCCGGCGGTGACGCTGGAAGCCGCCAGCTCCCTGGCATTCAGCAGTCGTCAATTGCTCTGGAATGTACAACTGCCGCTGGCCCTGCGCTTTGCTTTGCCGTCGCTGATCAACAACCTGATCGATCTGGTGAAAATGACCGCCGTCGCCTCGGCGATTGCCGTCGGGGACATCACCTACGCGGCGATCATGATCTGGACCCAAAGCGATAACGTGCTGGAACTGATGATCTTGATCCTGACTTTTTTCGGCTTGCTGAGTTTTATCGTCAACTGTGTGGGGCGCCTGCTCGAAGCGCGCCTGAGGATGCCCGGCTATGGCCATTGAATCGTCCGTCAGCGCGCCGCTGGCCTGGCCGCGTCGGCATGTCGGCAAACTGCTGCTGTTGGCGGTTGCTGTGTTCTGGCTGCTGTACTTCGCCCCGCAAAGCCCGGTGTTCAAGGCCTTGCTGCAATGGTCGCCGGCGCTGGTCGTGGGCTTTGGCCAGAACATTTTGATCAGTTTGGTGGCGATCGGCTTGGGCTCGCTGCTGGGATTGCTGGTGGGCGCATTGGCCGTGTCGCCGCTAAGGCTGTTGCGACTGCCGGCACAGATTTGGGTGCAGATTTTCCGCAATGCGCCGTGGCTGGTGCTGATCTATTTCACCACCTATGTGTTCCCGTTCGAGATCAAGATCGGCAGCACCTACGTCTCGTTTCCGGACTGGGTCAAAGTCACCATTGGCCTGGCCTTGCCGGCGAGCGCCAACGTTGCGGAAATCTTCCGTGGTGCCATTGCCTCGATCCCCAGCACCCAATGGGAAGCCGCGCGTTCCCTGGCCTTCACCCGTGGGCAGATTTTCCGTTCGATCATCCTGCCGCAGTGCTTCAAGCGGATGTTGCCGCCGTGGATGAACCTCTACGCGGTCATCACCATGGGCACCGCGCTGGCATCCCTGGTGGGCGTGCATGACGTGATCGACACCGCGCAGATCGCCAGCAACACCGTAAACATGACCGGTTTCACCGTGGTGATTTACCTGAGCCTGCTGGTGTTGTTCTTTGCTTATTGCTACCCGATTTCCCGACTGACCCAACGCCTGGAGCGACGTTATGCCTTCTATTGAAACCGTCGCCGAGCCCCTGGTCAGCCTGCGCGACCTACACTTGTCGTTCGGCGCCAACCCGGTGCTCAAGGGCATCGACCTCGACGTCCATCGCGGCGAGGCCGTGTCGATCATCGGCCCGTCCGGTTCCGGCAAGTCGACCATCCTGCGTTGCATCACCGGCCTGTTGCAGCCCCAGCGCGGCAGCATCCGCGTCGGCGCCACCGAGGTGCACACCCTGGCCAAGGAAGCCCAGCGCATCGAGTTGCGCAAGCGCGTGGGGTTTGTGTTCCAGCAGTACAACCTGTTTCCGCATCTGTCGGTGCTGGAAAACCTGGTGATTGCGCCACGCAAGGTCTTGGGTCGCAGCCGGATCGATGCCGAGAAA is a window of Pseudomonas sp. 10S4 DNA encoding:
- a CDS encoding amino acid ABC transporter permease codes for the protein MAIESSVSAPLAWPRRHVGKLLLLAVAVFWLLYFAPQSPVFKALLQWSPALVVGFGQNILISLVAIGLGSLLGLLVGALAVSPLRLLRLPAQIWVQIFRNAPWLVLIYFTTYVFPFEIKIGSTYVSFPDWVKVTIGLALPASANVAEIFRGAIASIPSTQWEAARSLAFTRGQIFRSIILPQCFKRMLPPWMNLYAVITMGTALASLVGVHDVIDTAQIASNTVNMTGFTVVIYLSLLVLFFAYCYPISRLTQRLERRYAFY